CCCCGCCCCGGACGCGACGGAGCGCGTCCCGCCGGCGGGTCGCGCCGGTTTCACCCCGAGAACACGACCGGCGGAAGGGGTTCGCGGTTGACGGAAAGGGAGAACACGTCCGGACGGGCGTAGTGGCCGGCTACGTCGAGAGACCGCCTCGCCCTCCGGGCAGCTTCGGGATCGACTTCGGCGTAAAGAATCCCTTTTTCCCGGTGAAGCGGACCGGCGACCACCTTGCCGGCGGGGTCGACCACGACGGCGTCCCCGTCGTTGATCCACTCGTCCGCCGCAAAGAGCGCCTCGCGTCCCGGAAAGTCCTCGGGCACGTCGGAGGAATGAAGCGCCGTGGCCGTGCCCACCACCCAGCAGCCTCCCTCGCGCGCGATGTGACGCAACGTCACGAGACACCCTTCCCCCGAATCCCAGGTGGGGTTCACGAAGATCTCCATCCCCTGGGCGTAAAGGGCGTAGCGGGCAAGCGGCATGTAGCTTTCCCAACAAACGAGGCACCCGAGCTTGCCGGCCGGAGTATCGACGACGCGAAGGCCACTCCCGTCCCCCATGCCCCAGACCATCCGCTCGGGGTTGGTCGGCACGAGCTTTCGGTGACGATTCCGGATCGTGCCGTCGGGCCCGATCACGACGACGGAGTTGAAAAGCGTCGTGCCCGAGAACCGGCTGTCGACCTCGTGGATCCCGAGGACCACCGTCACGCACCGCTTGCGTGCGGCGTCGCAAAGCGGGTCCAGGTGTCCCGCGCTCGGGTCGACGGCGTTCTGCCGGAGCCGAGCGTGGATCTCGGCGGAAAGTCTCATGTCGCCCCCGGGCCTCAACCGCCAGATCCACGTCGGATAGCCCGGAACATAGGCTTCGGGAAAGACGAGCAACGAGGCATCGGCGTCGGCAGCCTCGTGCAGCGATTCGAGCGCCCTTTCGATCGTCCGCTCCCGGTCGAGCAACACGGGAGGTCTGGGAATCACGGCAATTCTGGTCCGCATCGGGCCCCCTTTCTCCGCCGCGCGATTGCGTGGGGTCGCCGTACGATCCCACGCAATCGCGCAAGTCTCGCGGCTCGGCTCCTGCCTAGTCGAGAGCGTCCTCTCCCGTCAAGGCGGCCACCACTCCGGGGCAGGCTGCGGTTCCGGGGTCACCCGGGATCGAATCTCCTCCGCGCCGCCGCTACAAAGGGGTGCGCGTTTCCCCTTCTTCGAATCGTCCCTTGCATCCGGCTCACCCCTTCCAGCGGCTCCTGTCGTATTCGAGAGAAGTGGCGCGGGGCGGCCGCTCTGCGGGCGCAATCGAGCGCTGGATTCGCCCGACCCGTAACTTCCGATCGTCGCACGAGTGGCGAGCGTCACCGGCCAGGCACGGTCGCCGACTCCGGGCATGGATCCCACCGTCCGACCCGCCTCGTCGGCTCTCCCGCCGTACTTTCACCCGAAGTCGACGAGCACCGGTGGCGGGCCCGGCAGCTCGAGAAGGCCGAGCGCCCGGTCGAGGACCCTGTGCTGGAGCTCCGGGTCGTGGGGACGGCCGAGGGGGTAGCCGTGGGGGAACGGGACGAAGAGCGCGCGAGGCGGGCGGACCTTCTCGGCGACTTCCCGCAGGAGCTGGATCGCGACCGTGGAGATTCCCCGTCGCTCGAGCTCCGCTGCGACCAGGCCCACGGCCTGGTTGCAGAAAGGTCAAACGGGCACGAGGAGTGCCACGTCCACGCCGTCCGCGCGCAACTTCTCCGCTACCTCGGGGGCCGTTCGGCGGACGAGCCTACCCGGGGCGGTAATCGACCCCATGAAGGAGAAGTGCCTCCGGTTCACGCTCCCGATGCGACCCCGGGTCGCGAGCTCCCGCACCCGGTCGACCGGGAAGGCGAGATTCGGGTCCGCGCGCATCCCCGTGTGGTCGAAAGCCTCGCTTCGGTGCGTGTCCACGAGAGCCGACGCATCGACGTCGGACGGGATTTCCCGGAACGAAACGTCGCCGCCGCGGACGGATTCGTCGAAAGGTTCCTGCCCGCGGACGACGAAGCCCGCGCTCGAGACGAGCGCCAGGCGACACTCGGAAAGCGGCTTCCGGAGAGGAGTCCACGGCACGGGATGGATGCGCCGCCAGGGATACGTCCGCAAGAGCAGCCGCAAGGGGAGAGAAAACTCGTCGAAAGACCCCACGAAAAACGCTCCCTACCGGGGCCGCGCGGCGTGGTCCGCCAGGATCCGCGCCACACAGGCCGTGAGGCGCCGCGCCGTAGGAAGGTGCAGGAACTCGTTCGGGCCGTGCGCGTTCGACCGCGGCCCGAGAACGCCCGTGATGACGAACTGAGCCCGCGGGTAGGCCCGGCCCAGCATGGCCATGAACGGGATCGTCCCGCCTTCTCCGATGTAGGCCGCAGGCCTGCCGAAAAATTCTTGCGACGCCCTCTGGAGCGACTCGCCGAGCCACGCTTCTTCGTCCGGCGCGTTCCAACCGTCCGCGACCTGATCTCCGTCGAACGACACCTCGGCACCGTAGGGAGGATCGGTTTCGAAGGTCCGGCGCACGACGTCACGAGCCTGCTTTGCGTCGAGCGTCGGAGGCAGCCGTAGCGAGACCCGGAGCGCGGTCTCGGGCCTCAGGACGTTTCCGGCCGAGTGGAGAGGGGGCAGACCGCCGGCACCGATGATTTCCAGTTGCGGTTTCCAGGTCCGTCCCAGAAGGAGCTCCCGGGGGTCGTCGTGGACGGGCCGCACGCCGGGCCGAAACGGATACTCCCGGTGGACCGTTTCGCCGAGAATCGCTGCCGCTTCCACGAGCTGGCGGCGGCGGGAGTCGGGCACCTCGACGTGGAGCTCGGTCGGCAGGATCTCCCCCGTCCGCGAGTCCTCGAGCCGCGAAAGGAGTTCCCTCGCGATCCGGAACGACGAGGGGACGATGCCGCCCGCCCCACCCGAGTGCACGCCTTCGTCCAGCACGCGGACGCGAAGCGTGCCGTTCAGCAGCCCGCGCAGCGAGGTCGTCACCCAGAGACGCTCGTAGTCACCGCAACCCGAGTCGAGGCACACCACGAGACTCGGACGGCCGATTTTCTCGCGTAGCGTCTCGAGGTAGGCAGGCAAATCCGGGCTCCCGCTTTCCTCGCAGGCCTCGACCAGAACGACACAACGGGCGTGCGGAATCCGGTTTCGCTCGAGCGCAGCGACCGCGAGAGTCGCTGCGAAAAGAGCGTATCCGTCGTCGGCTGCGCCGCGACCGTAGAGCCGATCACCCCGCCGCACGGGCTTCCAGGGGCCCAGGCCTTCGGCCCAGGGCTCCATGGGGGGTTGTTTGTCGATGTGACCGTAGAGCAGCACCGTGTCGTCCCCCTGCCCGGGGACTTCGAGCCAGAGAAGCGGCGTTCGCCCGGGAAGCCGGTGCACTTCGAGGGTGAGATTCGGCACCCGCTCCCCGTGGACCCAGTCGACGCAAAGCTCGAGAGCCCGCTCCATGTGGCCGTTCGAGGCCCATTCGGGATCGAAGGCGGGAGACTGGTTGGGGATGGCGACGTAGCGTTCGAGAGCGGGGAGGACGCTCGAAGCCCACCGCTCCTCGACGAAATCGGCGATCTGTCGCGAGTCCATGAACACTCTCCGCCCGAGGCCGTCGTCCGCTCTTTACCCCATGCCGCCCTCGCGTGCGAGAGTCCTTGAACCGCCGCACGGTTTCGCCCAGATATGGAAGCCTCGGAACTCCGGGCCGGAGCGCTCGGAAAACGTACACCCTCGGAAGGAACAGAAATGACCGACGAAACCATCGAAGTGGCGGGGCTTCGCCTACCACGACTCGGCCTGGGCACCTGGGCCTGGGGTGACCGGGCGACGTGGGGGATGGGCACCTACGACCGCTCGTACGACTACGAGACGATCCGGGAGGCGTTCCGCGTCTCCGTCGACGCGGGCGTCACGCTTCTCGACACCGCGGAGATGTACGGAAACGGCGAGAGCGAGCGCATCATCGGGAGACTCCTCCGCGAAGACCCCGACCGGGCGCGACGGGTGCTCGTGGCGACCAAATTCATCCCCTACCCCTGGCGCGTCCCGATGAAAGCCGCTCTCCGACGCGCGCTCGAAGCGTCGCTCGAGAGGCTCGGTCTTCCGTTCGTCCACCTCTACCAGATCCACGGTCCGATCTCCCTGCGGCCCGCGCGTGTGCTCGCCGAAGCTCTGGCCCGCGCCGTAGGGGACGGGCTCGTCCGTGCCGTCGGTATCTCCAACTACTCCGAGCGCGAGATGCGCGCCATGCACGCCGCCCTGGCTCTCCACGGCGTCCCCCTGGCCACGAACCAGGTCGAGTACTCGCTCCTGCGTAGGCTTCCGGAACGCAGCGGCCTTCTTCGCGCGTGCTCGGAGCTCGGCGTGGTCCTCCTCGCCTACTCCCCGCTGGCGCAAGGACGGCTCACGGGAAAGTACTCGGTCGAAAATCCCCCGCCGGGAAGGCGGCAGTTTTCCGATTATCCGATGGAAGAGGTGGAACCGGTGCTGGAGAAGCTCCGCGAGATCGGGAGCCGCTACGGGAAGACCCCGAGCCAGGTGGCCCTCAACTGGCTCTTGTGCAAAGGCACCGTCCCGATTCCCGGCGCGAAAAACGGCGCGCAGGCGGCCGAGAACGCCGGAGCTCTCGGGTGGCGTCTTTCCCCGGAGGACGTCGAGCGGCTCGATACCGTCGCCAAGGAAGGCCGGAGGACTCTCTTCCACCGCCTCTGGCAGCACGGATGAGACGAGGGCGGCGAAGAGGCGAGGATTCGTCCTTGACAGCTCGCCGTCCGGCAATTAGTTGGTCGAGCGACCAATAAGCCACGACTCGGCCGAAACGGACAGCAGGCTGTGGTAGCGTCTCCCGTCGCCGAACGAAAAGGTCTGCTTCCCGGGCTCCGGACGGCCGTCCTCGCCCTTCTCACCCTCGGCCGCTCCTACCGAAAATTCGACTGGCGGACCGGCGAGGACGAGCGACACAGCGCACGCTCGCCCGACGGCTGGAACCTGGGTCTTTACCGTTACCGCCCGCGCTCGGCTCCGAAACCCTGTCCCGTCGTCTGTGGCCACGGTCTCGCGGGGAGCCGCCTCGTCTACGACCTGCATCCCGATTTTTCGCTGGCCCGGTTTCTGGCGGAGAGGGGATTCGACACGTGGCTTCTCGACTTTCGGGGACGGCAGGCGAGTTGGCCCGACGGGGGACCCGACCCCACCCTGCAGTGGTGCTTCGACGACTTCGTGAGGAGGGACTTTCCCGCGGCCGTCGCTCGGGTTTGCGAGGTCACTTCGGCGCGCGAGCTCTTCTGGGTGGGCCTGGAAATCAGCGGCCAGACGCTTTACGCGGCCGCCATCGAAGGAAGGGCACCGAACGTGCGCGGCGCGGTCACGCTGGGAGCGCCGCTGGTCACCCCCGAGACAGCCCGAGTCCCGGGTGTCACGGCCCCCCCGAAAACACGCCGAGGCGCACGGGTGCCTTACCGGAGCGGGGCACGTCTGGCCGGGCCGGTCCTGGCTTACGCAGGAGCGCGGGTTCTCGAGTCGAGTTTCCGGCCGGAAAACGCCGACCCGCTGGTCGTGGCGCGTTACTTCCGGAACGGGGTACCGGACGAAGCGACGGACCTCGTGGATCAAGTGGCTTCCTGGATTCGCTCGGGCAGGATGGCGGACCGGAAAGGTCGGGTCGTCTACTCCGACCGTGCCTCCGAAATTCGCCTCCCGCTGCTTTTCCTCGTCGGCGCGCACGACCTCCAGCGGCCCCCGGAAAGCGTACGCTCGGCGTGGGAAGCCGTCGGCAGTCGGGACAAGACGCTCGTGGTCGCGGGGAAGGAGCACGGGTTCGGTTTCGACTTCGGGCACGACGACCTGGTCGCCGGCCTCCGCGCACCGACCGAAATTTTTCCGCGGATCGCCGAGTGGCTGGAACGGCGCAGCTAGGGCGCGGAGCGGAAACACGATGCAGAGGGCCCGAACATGAAGGACGTCGTGGTTCTCGGCGCCGGGATGGCCGGCGTGGCCGCCGCTCGGGAGCTTTCCGCAAGAGGGCTCGACGTGCAGGTGCTCGAGGCGAGAGACCGCGTCGGCGGGCGCATCCATTCCGTGCGCGACTTCTGCGCGTCCCCCGTCGAAGGCGGGGCCGAGTTCATCCACGGGAAAAAGGCCGAGCACTGGCCGGAGGTGCGCCGGGCGGCCGTGCATGTGCGTCCCTGTCCCCAGGCGCGGGACGCGCTTTTCGACCTGGGCTCGGGGCCACGGTGGCTTCCGCTCGTTCTCCTCCACCCCGGTGTCTGGCCGAGCTTCACGATCCTGCGCGACATTCGGAGGCTCGTTCCGCCGGACCACTCCGCGCGCGAGTTCCTCGAGAGGCGGGGATTCCGGGGCCGCGCCCGGATTCTCGCGGAGCTCACGCTCACGGCGCACCTTCCCGGCAGCGCCGACGAGATCGGGATGCTCGGTCTTCTCGAAGATCGCGTGCTCGACCTCGAGACGGGCTCGAACTATCGGGTCGACGAGGGCTACGACGCCGTCGTCCGGCACATGGCGCAGGGTCTCGACGTGCGTTTCGGCTTCCGCGTGGCGACCGTCGAGTGGAGCTCGGACGGGGTCAGCGTCCGCTCCGACAGCGACGAGACGGTCGAGGCGCGCGCCGCCGTCTCGACTCTGCCGGTCGGCGTGATCAAGTCCGGCCGCGTCCGCTTCGCCCCGGAACTCCCGGAAAGCAAGAAAACGGCCCTCCGCTTCGTCGAGATGGGCCCCGTGCTCAAGATCCTGCTCCGTTTCGAGGAGCGGTTCTGGCCGCGGCGAGCGGCGAGCATCGTTTCCGCGAAGGGCCCGGTGACGCTCTACTGGCCCGTCTTCTACCGGGTAACCGACGGACCCGCCGTGCTCACCGCCTACTGTACGGGTCCCCGCGCGGCCGCTCTCGGAAGAATGTCGGAAGAGGAAGCGGTGAAGACCGTGCTCGAGGACCTCC
This Candidatus Binatia bacterium DNA region includes the following protein-coding sequences:
- a CDS encoding hydrolase, with product MVASPVAERKGLLPGLRTAVLALLTLGRSYRKFDWRTGEDERHSARSPDGWNLGLYRYRPRSAPKPCPVVCGHGLAGSRLVYDLHPDFSLARFLAERGFDTWLLDFRGRQASWPDGGPDPTLQWCFDDFVRRDFPAAVARVCEVTSARELFWVGLEISGQTLYAAAIEGRAPNVRGAVTLGAPLVTPETARVPGVTAPPKTRRGARVPYRSGARLAGPVLAYAGARVLESSFRPENADPLVVARYFRNGVPDEATDLVDQVASWIRSGRMADRKGRVVYSDRASEIRLPLLFLVGAHDLQRPPESVRSAWEAVGSRDKTLVVAGKEHGFGFDFGHDDLVAGLRAPTEIFPRIAEWLERRS
- a CDS encoding hypothetical protein (possible pseudo, internal stop codon), giving the protein MGSFDEFSLPLRLLLRTYPWRRIHPVPWTPLRKPLSECRLALVSSAGFVVRGQEPFDESVRGGDVSFREIPSDVDASALVDTHRSEAFDHTGMRADPNLAFPVDRVRELATRGRIGSVNRRHFSFMGSITAPGRLVRRTAPEVAEKLRADGVDVALLVPV
- a CDS encoding nitrilase — encoded protein: MRTRIAVIPRPPVLLDRERTIERALESLHEAADADASLLVFPEAYVPGYPTWIWRLRPGGDMRLSAEIHARLRQNAVDPSAGHLDPLCDAARKRCVTVVLGIHEVDSRFSGTTLFNSVVVIGPDGTIRNRHRKLVPTNPERMVWGMGDGSGLRVVDTPAGKLGCLVCWESYMPLARYALYAQGMEIFVNPTWDSGEGCLVTLRHIAREGGCWVVGTATALHSSDVPEDFPGREALFAADEWINDGDAVVVDPAGKVVAGPLHREKGILYAEVDPEAARRARRSLDVAGHYARPDVFSLSVNREPLPPVVFSG
- the dapE gene encoding succinyl-diaminopimelate desuccinylase, translated to MDSRQIADFVEERWASSVLPALERYVAIPNQSPAFDPEWASNGHMERALELCVDWVHGERVPNLTLEVHRLPGRTPLLWLEVPGQGDDTVLLYGHIDKQPPMEPWAEGLGPWKPVRRGDRLYGRGAADDGYALFAATLAVAALERNRIPHARCVVLVEACEESGSPDLPAYLETLREKIGRPSLVVCLDSGCGDYERLWVTTSLRGLLNGTLRVRVLDEGVHSGGAGGIVPSSFRIARELLSRLEDSRTGEILPTELHVEVPDSRRRQLVEAAAILGETVHREYPFRPGVRPVHDDPRELLLGRTWKPQLEIIGAGGLPPLHSAGNVLRPETALRVSLRLPPTLDAKQARDVVRRTFETDPPYGAEVSFDGDQVADGWNAPDEEAWLGESLQRASQEFFGRPAAYIGEGGTIPFMAMLGRAYPRAQFVITGVLGPRSNAHGPNEFLHLPTARRLTACVARILADHAARPR